DNA from Candidatus Tanganyikabacteria bacterium:
AAGATCGTGAGCTGATCCCCGCAGACCGGGTTATGGCCTCGCGAAACCAGCTGCGCGTCGTCGATCGATCGGTAGTTGCGCGGCCGCTTGTGGCCGTGATCCAGGATCAGGTCCTGGTAGAGATCTTCGAGTTCGGACATGGCTACCGGAACATCTCCCGGACCTTGTGGATCCCCCGAACCAAGGCGTCTATCTCCTCGCGGGTGTTGTAGAACGCGAGCGACGCCCGGGTGGTGGCCGGCAGCCCGAAGCGAGCCATGACGGGCTGCGCGCAGTGGTGGCCGGCCCGCACCGCGATGCCCTCGGCATCCAGGATGGTCCCCATGTCGTGCGGATGGATGCCCGCGACCACGAACGAAACGACGCCCTCCTTCTCGGCGGCGGTCCCCACGATGCGCAGGTCGGGGATCTCGGCGAGGGCCTGGTGCGCGTAGTCCAGCAGGTCGTGCTCGTAGGCCCGCGCCGCGTCGAAGCCCAGCGCATCCAGGTAGTCGATGGCCGCGCCCAGGCCGATGGCGCCGGCGATGTGCGGCGTGCCCGCCTCGAACTTGTACGGCGGCACGTTGTAGAGCGTCTTCTCGAAGGTGACCGACAGGATCATGTCGCCCCCGCCCTGCCAGGGCGGCATCGCCTCCAGGAGCGCCTGCTTGCCGTAGAGGACGCCGATGCCCGTGGGCCCGAAGAGCTTGTGGCCCGAGAAGGCGTAGAAGTCGGCGTCGAGATCCCGCACGTCCACGCGCATGTGCGGCACCGCCTGCGCGCCGTCCACCAGGACCTTTACCCCGCGGGCGTGCGCGGTGGCAATCATGGCCTTGACCGGGTTGACCGTGCCCAGCGCATTCGAGACGTGGCCGATCGCCACCAGCCGCGTGCGGGGCGAGAGCAACCGCTCGTAGTCGTCCAGGAGCAACTCGCCCGCGTCGTTGGTCGGGATGACGCGCAGGGCGGCGCCCTTCTCCTCGCACAGCAGTTGCCACGGCACGATGTTCGAGTGGTGCTCGAGGCCCGAGA
Protein-coding regions in this window:
- a CDS encoding cysteine desulfurase yields the protein MTVVSSGAGLRAGEDGAGLRAGEDGAGLRAGDGGAGLRAAESGAGLQVAEGGAGLRAGDRFDVARVRAEFPLLARTAHGKPLVYLDSAATSQKPRAVLEALARYYTELNANIHRGLYQLSQDATEQHDEARRKVQRWLGAEKASEVIFTSGTTASINLVAQTFGRQSVREGDEIIISGLEHHSNIVPWQLLCEEKGAALRVIPTNDAGELLLDDYERLLSPRTRLVAIGHVSNALGTVNPVKAMIATAHARGVKVLVDGAQAVPHMRVDVRDLDADFYAFSGHKLFGPTGIGVLYGKQALLEAMPPWQGGGDMILSVTFEKTLYNVPPYKFEAGTPHIAGAIGLGAAIDYLDALGFDAARAYEHDLLDYAHQALAEIPDLRIVGTAAEKEGVVSFVVAGIHPHDMGTILDAEGIAVRAGHHCAQPVMARFGLPATTRASLAFYNTREEIDALVRGIHKVREMFR